The nucleotide sequence AGGGGGATGATAGGCACTTCGTCTTCTGACAGTATCTTCTGTGCCGTGTCATATAGTTTCTTTCGTTTATCCGTATCCGGTTCCATTGCTGCTTTTTCAATGAGGTTGTCATACTCCTTATTCTTCCAGCGTGTACGGTTATTTCCGCTTGTTGAGGTAAACAGGTTCATGAAATTATCAGGGTCAGGATAGTCTGCCCCCCAGCCCAGACGCCATATAGCAGGCGGGTTTGTCTGGAGTGTTTTTAAGTATACCTTCCACTCCTGATTATCTAATTTTACATTTATGCCAAGGTTTTTTTTCCATTGGGCCTGAAGGTTCTGGGCTACAAGAAGATTCTCTGGGTTTGTGCTGAACATGGCTGTAACATCAGGAAAGCCTTTCCTATCGGGATAACCGGCTTCTTTTAACAACCTTTTTGCCCCTTGGGGATCAAACTTTATTCCTACTGCCGGGTTGTAACCCATCATCCCCTCCGGTATCCATGAATTGGCCGGCAGTTCCCCACCCTTTAGAATCTCAGGAAAGACACTCCGGTCAATCGCCATTGAGAATGCCTGTCTGACCTTATTGTTATTAAATGGCGGCCTTTCGACATTAAAGCCTGAATAACTTCCTCTCAGAAACGGGTGATGGACATACTCCTTGTTTTCTTTGTAATGTGTTATTGCAAGGGGCGGAATAGCCACGAGTTCAAGCCCTCCTGATTCATAAAGTGTAAGGGCTGTTGTACTCTCCCCGATTACATAAAACCGTACCTCGTTCAGTTCCGGTTTCCTGCCAAAGTAGCCTTTATTCGGGACAATCGTAATACTGTATTCGTGCCTCCATTCCTTGAGAATAAAGGGTCCGTTAGTTATGATATTCTCCGGTTCAGTCCATCTGTCCCCGTATTTCTCCAGTATATCCCTCCGCATAGGAAAGGTTACCATAAAGGTCGTTATGCTTGGAAAATAGACCACAGGTTTTCTTAATCTGACTACGAGGGTTGAATCATCAACGGCCTTCACCCCTACGAGAGAAGGGTCTTTGACCTGACCGCTGTTATACTCACCGGCATTTTCCACATCAAACAGAAAGTATGCATATTCCGCAACAGTCTTAGGGTTGAGCAGTCTTTTCCACGAGTATTCAAAATCATAAGCTGTTACCTTTTTCCCGTCACTCCAGTAGACATCATTACGAAGATAATACGTGTAAGTCTTGCCGTCCTTTGAAATCTTCCATTCCTTTGCCGTTGCCGGTACAGGGTTCAGGTTATCATCAAACTGTGTAAGCCCCTCCATGATGTTTTCTATTACCCGTATTGATATGGAATCAGTAGCCAGGCTCCAGTCAAGGGTCGGCGGCTCTGAGGAGATGGCCATGCGGAAGGTGTTGGATTTTTTATCGTTATTACTATTTGAATTGCAGGAAAGGAAAGGTGTCAGGGTGATGCAGAATAAACTGAGCAATAATAAGGAACGTATATATTCTCTATTAAGCTTCATAGACGGCACAATATTATATTAAAAGCCATAAGATTAAAAGGCTTTTTGAATACTTTTAAGGAATTTTGTATCCATGTGTAGATAAAACTTAAAGTATTAGGTTAATAGTTAAGTGTCATAAAGACTGGATTGATTTTTGCTGATAATTACCTACCCAACAATAATATATATGTGTAGCATCAGGCAACAGTTAAATTCACTTGAATATTCAAATAGTTACGTTATGTTATCAAACAATCCTTTATAGTTGTAACCTTTCGATACAAACCATCTGTTATTGGTAATAAATCAAGTCAAATCAAATTACCACAATATGTAGTGATTGATATAATAGAAATATCAATATGTTGGATAAAATGGCTTTAAATTTGTTTGGCATATCTATTGCTAACTATATATACATGTATCGTTACCTTATTGTAACCATTTTTATCAGTTAAATGTAGTTGGAAGGAGGATATTTATATGAGATGTAACTAATTTTAAATTTGAGGATGAACCTCATAAATATTATGAAAAATTACATCTTTGATAATAAAAACACCTCATCCCGCGTATGGAACAAAGGTAGAGGTACACACAATTCAATACACATTTCAACAATGACTGGTGTTAAAAACATCTCATGTTCTTCAGCAGTGATTCTATCATCTGCAGATAAGACTGATGGTTTAATACTTCAGCAATTACCAATCCAAGTATATACATATATAATCGCATTTATTATTGCCCTATTATTAATTATTGGGGGCAATGCATCAGCCTCAACCGTTGACAACATCAAAAAAGATTTATCAAAACCACCCTTTGATCTGAATACCGTTGTAGAAAAGGCAGAACATCTTCCTTCCTTAAAAAACGGAAAATATATTGTAAAAGATCCGACCTATGAGGTTATGTTTGACAATACAGGCATTACTTATGTACCTGTTATCTCAGGAATACCATCTTCTGATGTATTTTCTTTCCATTTAAGTTCAATTGGAACTTCTGCAGGAGAATTATTCTGGAACAATAATAAAGTTACTAAGCCTTCCCAGAAAGAAAATTCCATTGTTTATCAGCGGACATCGAATATACAAGAGGTATATGACAATCTTAAGAAAGGGATAGAGCAGAGCTGGATTTTTAATAAAAACGAAGGTTTTTCTAAGTCTTCTAATCTCCAGATAACGATTAATGTTAATAGTACTTTGCAGGGAAAGTCTTCACCTCAATCCGGTATAGAGTTTACCGATTCTGAGGGTTTTTCACAGGTTAGATACAGTAAAGCAGTGGTGATAGATGCCAATAAGAAAAGACTTGAAGTGGAGCCTTTATGGAATGAAAAGACATCTGAAGTCGTTTTAACCATTTCCGGTGATTGGCTTGCAAATGCAGCATACCCTGTAGTGGTTGACCCTTTAATTGGAACAAATATCCAGGTTGATAATCTTGCTACAACAGATAACTATCCTGCCATTGCCTTTGGTACCACAAATTATCTGATTGCATGGCAGACCGGAACCCCGCTTGCTACCGGATTGGGTCCTACTGCTATCAGGGGGGTCAGGGTAAGTTCTACCGGAACAATACTTGATGCAACACCGCTGTTGATTGGAGATACAGCAAGCAGTGATGATGAATTTCCTTCTGTTACTTATGATAGTGTTAACGCACGTTTTATCATAGTATGGATGTCATGGAATAGTGCTACTTCTGCGAATGTTAATGGAAGGACTGTGGCAGAATCAACCGGAACTGTGAACACTGCATTTACAGCAATTGCAGGCGGCACGAGGATACTTGCTTATCCGACAGTTGCATGTTGTGATATAAACAATAGTTATTACGTGGTTTATGGAAGAAGTGCGGCAGGCGGTACAAGTTTTACCTCTTTCCGTGGCGCTACATATGACAGATCTAGTCACCTTGCCGGTCCCGTTACTTCAAATCCAACGGCAACTGTAAGCACTGGTGCAACAGCCATAACACCAAATACTGAGCCGAGGTCGGCCCCACGACTCTATTCTCTCTCGACAACCAAGTACCTCCTTACATGGGAAACATTTGGAGTTGATACAAATGGAGATATATCTGCAAATCTTTTGACCGTTGCAGGTGCACCAACTCCAACTCATACATGGGGAACTCAGGTTTCTGTTGCAGCGGTTGGTGCCACACTGGAACGTTATCCGCGTGCAGCTTATGATGGGACGAATGCCCTGATTGTTTACCAGCTTGGTGCGACTACTAATGCTGATGTTTATGGCAGGTTTGTTACCCCCGGTGCAACAAGTTTAACACTCGGGACAGCTTATGCTGTCTCAAATGTTGCAGGAAGCATGCAGGCATATCCTGATGTTGCCTATACTGCCGGTACCTGTTCAGCAACGCCCATTAACCATTATATGGTGGTGTGGCAGGACTATAGAAATAATGCAACCAACCCTGATATTTATGGATCTCCAATGACAACCGCCGGTGTTGTTGAGACTGCTGTAGCATTATCTACAAATACTACTTATACCAAACAGTTACCGGCTATTGCCGCTGACAGCGGGAGCTGTGGATATATGGCGTCATGGAGTGATGACAGAAATAATGCTACGACCTCCTCTGATATTTATGCCCAGCGTGTCGGTTATCCAAATCTCTCCAATCTCAGCCCCACAAGCGGTGCAGTGGGTGCATCAATCTCAATTAATGGTATAAACTTCGGTGCTGACCCCGGGGCAGGAAACAGGAGTACGGCTACTAATAATGTAAAGATTAACGGTGTACAGGTAGCAGATGCAAATATCACTCTATGGTCTGATGCAGTAGTAACCTTTACGATCCCAACAGGAACAACTGCAGGTACTTATCCGGTTACGGTTACAGCAGGGAGCTGGACAAGCAATAGCAGTAATCTTACGGTTAGTACATTTGGGCCTAAAACAAAGGTTGCCTTTACAACACAGCCTGTCGGAGGTTCCGGTGGAACTGTATGGGGAACTCAACCGGTTGCGACTATTCAGGATGCCGCCGGTAATACAGTAACAACTGCAACAGATAATGTAACGCTTTCCATTTCTTCAAACCCGAGCGCAGGGATATTGACTTGTTCAAATACAACGGTCGCAGCGGTTAATGGTGTTGCAACCTTTGCCGGTTGTAAGATTGATATGGCAGGTTCACCGTATACTCTACAGGCAGCAGCAGCCGGGTTAACAAGCGCCATCAGTAATACCTTTAACATTACAGTTGGTACGCCGGCACAATTAATCTTTTCTACCCAGCCTGTTTATGGTATTACTGGTACGGCATGGGTGACACAGCCTGCTGTTACAGTTCAGGATGCAGGCGGTAATACCGTAACCACAGCAACGAATAGTATTACGTTAGCCATTGGTACAAATCCTGGCGGCGGTGTGTTAGTATGTACTACCAATCCACTTTCTGCTGTATCTGGTATAGCGAGTTTTGCAGGATGTCAGATAAACATGGCCGGCAATGGATATACACTTACTGCATCGGCCTCCGGTCTGACCGGTGCAACCAGCGTTACTTTCAATATTATACAGGCCCTTCAGATTTCAACAGTCAGCCTTCCTAATGGATACGAGTGGCTTGGTTATAGTACAACTGTAACAGCTACCGGAGGGGTGGCACCTTATACATGGAGTATTTCATCAGGAAGTCTTCCGGGAGGATTAACAATAAATCCTTCAAGTGGTGTAATATCAGGTACTCCAAATGCCTTTGGAACATACAATTTTACAGTTCAGGTTACAGATGTGACTAACCCGACAATACAGACTGCTGCCAAGGCATTTTCAGTGATTATATATCAGTTGACAACCATAGCCGTTACACCGGCTAATCCTGTGATAACACCGGGACAAACGGTTCAGTTTACAGCTACAGGGACCTATTCCGATAATAATACGTCTGATATTAGTGCCATGGTTACCTGGGGGAGTACCAATCCATCAGTCGCAACAGTAAATTCAACAGGGTTGGCCAGCGGAGTCGCACTGGGAAACGTTACTATTACTGCAACTAAGTAACGATTTAATTTATAATGAGGACAGGCAAAAAAAGGGAAATCGTGTCTCTAAAATACTGGACAAGGAAGCTGACGGCAATAGGAAGCTATAGCCTTGCCTGGATCGCTATACTTTTATCAATTTTCCCTGTTTACCTGATTACTCCGGCAAAATCATGGGCAGTAGTAGGCAGTACAAGTTTAACAGTTGTTCCGCTGGCACCTGCGGGCCTTACAGCTTCAGACAAACCTGCTGATCAAGGCAGTGCCATAAATCTTTCATGGACGCCTTCGACCACTACAGGAGTTACAGAA is from Nitrospirota bacterium and encodes:
- a CDS encoding peptide ABC transporter substrate-binding protein, coding for MKLNREYIRSLLLLSLFCITLTPFLSCNSNSNNDKKSNTFRMAISSEPPTLDWSLATDSISIRVIENIMEGLTQFDDNLNPVPATAKEWKISKDGKTYTYYLRNDVYWSDGKKVTAYDFEYSWKRLLNPKTVAEYAYFLFDVENAGEYNSGQVKDPSLVGVKAVDDSTLVVRLRKPVVYFPSITTFMVTFPMRRDILEKYGDRWTEPENIITNGPFILKEWRHEYSITIVPNKGYFGRKPELNEVRFYVIGESTTALTLYESGGLELVAIPPLAITHYKENKEYVHHPFLRGSYSGFNVERPPFNNNKVRQAFSMAIDRSVFPEILKGGELPANSWIPEGMMGYNPAVGIKFDPQGAKRLLKEAGYPDRKGFPDVTAMFSTNPENLLVAQNLQAQWKKNLGINVKLDNQEWKVYLKTLQTNPPAIWRLGWGADYPDPDNFMNLFTSTSGNNRTRWKNKEYDNLIEKAAMEPDTDKRKKLYDTAQKILSEDEVPIIPLYTAAQNLLVKPYVKGFKPNAMDIIHFKNVRIELSP
- a CDS encoding Ig-like domain-containing protein, with translation MKNYIFDNKNTSSRVWNKGRGTHNSIHISTMTGVKNISCSSAVILSSADKTDGLILQQLPIQVYTYIIAFIIALLLIIGGNASASTVDNIKKDLSKPPFDLNTVVEKAEHLPSLKNGKYIVKDPTYEVMFDNTGITYVPVISGIPSSDVFSFHLSSIGTSAGELFWNNNKVTKPSQKENSIVYQRTSNIQEVYDNLKKGIEQSWIFNKNEGFSKSSNLQITINVNSTLQGKSSPQSGIEFTDSEGFSQVRYSKAVVIDANKKRLEVEPLWNEKTSEVVLTISGDWLANAAYPVVVDPLIGTNIQVDNLATTDNYPAIAFGTTNYLIAWQTGTPLATGLGPTAIRGVRVSSTGTILDATPLLIGDTASSDDEFPSVTYDSVNARFIIVWMSWNSATSANVNGRTVAESTGTVNTAFTAIAGGTRILAYPTVACCDINNSYYVVYGRSAAGGTSFTSFRGATYDRSSHLAGPVTSNPTATVSTGATAITPNTEPRSAPRLYSLSTTKYLLTWETFGVDTNGDISANLLTVAGAPTPTHTWGTQVSVAAVGATLERYPRAAYDGTNALIVYQLGATTNADVYGRFVTPGATSLTLGTAYAVSNVAGSMQAYPDVAYTAGTCSATPINHYMVVWQDYRNNATNPDIYGSPMTTAGVVETAVALSTNTTYTKQLPAIAADSGSCGYMASWSDDRNNATTSSDIYAQRVGYPNLSNLSPTSGAVGASISINGINFGADPGAGNRSTATNNVKINGVQVADANITLWSDAVVTFTIPTGTTAGTYPVTVTAGSWTSNSSNLTVSTFGPKTKVAFTTQPVGGSGGTVWGTQPVATIQDAAGNTVTTATDNVTLSISSNPSAGILTCSNTTVAAVNGVATFAGCKIDMAGSPYTLQAAAAGLTSAISNTFNITVGTPAQLIFSTQPVYGITGTAWVTQPAVTVQDAGGNTVTTATNSITLAIGTNPGGGVLVCTTNPLSAVSGIASFAGCQINMAGNGYTLTASASGLTGATSVTFNIIQALQISTVSLPNGYEWLGYSTTVTATGGVAPYTWSISSGSLPGGLTINPSSGVISGTPNAFGTYNFTVQVTDVTNPTIQTAAKAFSVIIYQLTTIAVTPANPVITPGQTVQFTATGTYSDNNTSDISAMVTWGSTNPSVATVNSTGLASGVALGNVTITATK